A DNA window from Pseudoalteromonas spongiae UST010723-006 contains the following coding sequences:
- a CDS encoding M23 family metallopeptidase, with the protein MLKALFPDKQLLIRQNGDVKYLTLPSWLQVMLFFVGLAVCVIAGAGSYQYVELNGVITEQQQVIEQKQSELDALHLSYREKHSELSSRISQIDEKSQLMTNMLESLPEAQQEEFQAQQDATQKENAPVQPEQQAKISDTETKPEDADVTKKAQDKKQDSKPEPKAESEGESDTQDDSTSEETIENDIARENQLLDTQFTTLAQVVDGRTESLLKALEKAGVDHTTLINKELDETAQGGPFNAVDASVLSKDQQALLDKIVVLNQLSGNLELLPTSLPAKAFYVSSSYGLRTDPVTKRRAMHRGVDLAGWHKTEIFAPAHGTVKRAGRNGGYGKFIEIEHKNGFVTRYGHLAKINVKRGQEVQKDQVIGLMGNSGRSTGTHLHYEILHNEKHINPLKLTKAFENVLQ; encoded by the coding sequence ATGTTAAAAGCACTTTTTCCAGATAAACAGTTACTGATCCGCCAAAACGGTGACGTAAAATACCTTACTTTGCCAAGCTGGCTGCAAGTAATGCTATTTTTCGTAGGTCTTGCTGTGTGCGTTATTGCTGGTGCGGGTAGCTATCAATACGTTGAGCTAAATGGCGTGATCACCGAACAACAGCAAGTCATTGAGCAAAAACAATCTGAACTCGATGCGCTACACCTATCCTATCGTGAAAAACACAGCGAACTTTCAAGTCGCATTTCTCAAATTGATGAAAAATCACAACTAATGACCAATATGCTTGAGTCATTACCTGAAGCACAGCAAGAAGAATTTCAGGCGCAACAAGACGCCACGCAAAAAGAAAATGCTCCTGTTCAACCAGAGCAACAAGCGAAAATATCTGACACCGAAACAAAGCCAGAAGACGCTGACGTTACAAAAAAAGCGCAAGATAAAAAACAAGATAGCAAACCTGAGCCTAAGGCTGAAAGTGAAGGTGAATCTGACACGCAAGATGACAGCACTAGCGAAGAAACCATTGAAAATGACATCGCGCGTGAAAACCAACTGCTTGATACTCAGTTTACTACCCTTGCTCAAGTTGTCGATGGCCGTACTGAGAGCCTATTAAAAGCGTTGGAAAAAGCTGGAGTTGACCACACAACCTTAATTAACAAAGAGTTAGATGAAACAGCTCAAGGTGGTCCATTTAATGCGGTTGATGCGTCTGTACTGAGTAAAGATCAGCAAGCGCTATTAGATAAAATCGTAGTACTTAATCAGCTAAGCGGTAATCTTGAATTACTACCGACCAGTTTGCCGGCTAAAGCATTTTATGTTTCAAGTAGCTATGGCCTACGTACCGACCCTGTTACCAAGCGCAGAGCAATGCACCGCGGCGTTGATTTAGCTGGCTGGCACAAAACTGAAATTTTTGCCCCAGCACATGGCACAGTAAAACGTGCAGGTCGCAATGGCGGCTATGGTAAATTTATCGAAATTGAACATAAGAATGGATTCGTAACACGCTACGGGCATTTAGCTAAAATTAACGTAAAACGTGGACAAGAAGTACAAAAGGACCAAGTTATCGGGTTAATGGGTAACTCAGGACGCAGTACAGGCACCCATTTACATTATGAAATTTTACACAATGAAAAACATATTAACCCGTTAAAATTAACTAAGGCATTTGAGAATGTTCTCCAATAA
- a CDS encoding bactofilin family protein, with product MFSNKKKNSFPSIISSDVEISGTINNSGTIQLEGCIIGEVNVQSLTIGNDGRVEGDINAQEVIVKGTVKGTIKAKKVVLEQSANVVGDIFHDTISIQEGASIQGSMTQAAKPVVTNTEEKEPKKEKKTA from the coding sequence ATGTTCTCCAATAAGAAAAAAAATTCGTTTCCTTCTATTATCTCATCAGACGTTGAAATCTCCGGGACAATTAACAACTCAGGCACAATTCAGTTAGAAGGCTGCATCATTGGCGAAGTGAATGTACAAAGCCTAACTATCGGCAATGACGGTCGTGTAGAAGGCGATATTAACGCGCAAGAAGTAATCGTAAAAGGCACTGTTAAAGGTACTATTAAGGCTAAAAAAGTAGTACTAGAGCAGTCGGCAAATGTAGTTGGCGATATTTTTCACGACACTATTAGCATTCAAGAAGGCGCTTCAATTCAAGGCTCTATGACACAAGCAGCAAAGCCTGTAGTAACAAATACTGAAGAAAAAGAACCGAAAAAAGAAAAGAAGACAGCCTAA
- the hppD gene encoding 4-hydroxyphenylpyruvate dioxygenase, producing the protein MTQVNNPLGLLGIEFTEYATPDADYMDKIFADFGFSKLKKFKGKDITYYNQHDIHFLLNNERDGFSAEFAKSHGPAICSMGWRVADAQKAFDVAVERGAKPATDAANKDLPYPAIYGIGDSLIYFIDVFGDKGSIYANDFEDLAKQNIVEDKGFLRIDHLTNNVYKGTMETWANFYKDVFGFEEVRYFDIKGQKTALLSYALKSPCGTFSIPINEGKDDNNNQIDEYLDEYNGPGVQHLAFLTNDLVGSLDKLDQTNIATLDIVDHYYDTIFDRVPWVKEDKDKIREHQILVDSQSEDCYLLQIFTKNLFGPIFIEMIQRVDDGGFGEGNFQALFESIERDQERRGVI; encoded by the coding sequence ATGACTCAAGTAAATAACCCACTCGGTTTATTAGGTATCGAATTTACTGAATATGCGACACCAGATGCAGATTATATGGACAAGATCTTTGCAGACTTTGGTTTTTCAAAACTGAAAAAGTTTAAAGGTAAAGACATCACCTACTACAACCAACATGATATTCATTTTTTACTAAACAATGAGCGTGATGGTTTTTCAGCTGAATTTGCTAAATCACACGGCCCTGCAATTTGTTCAATGGGCTGGCGTGTAGCTGATGCACAAAAAGCATTTGATGTTGCTGTTGAGCGTGGTGCAAAGCCTGCGACAGATGCGGCTAATAAAGATTTACCATACCCAGCAATTTACGGTATTGGTGACAGCCTAATTTACTTCATCGACGTATTTGGTGATAAAGGCTCTATCTATGCAAATGACTTTGAAGACCTAGCTAAGCAAAACATTGTTGAAGACAAAGGTTTCCTTCGCATCGACCACCTTACTAACAATGTTTACAAAGGCACTATGGAAACATGGGCGAATTTCTACAAAGACGTATTTGGTTTTGAAGAAGTACGTTACTTCGACATTAAAGGTCAGAAAACGGCACTATTGTCTTACGCACTTAAGTCACCATGTGGCACATTCTCGATTCCAATCAATGAAGGTAAAGACGATAACAACAACCAAATTGATGAATATCTAGATGAATACAATGGCCCAGGTGTTCAACACTTAGCGTTTTTAACCAACGACTTAGTGGGCTCTCTAGATAAGCTAGACCAAACAAATATTGCAACTTTAGATATCGTAGATCATTATTACGACACTATTTTTGACCGTGTTCCTTGGGTTAAAGAAGACAAAGATAAAATCAGAGAGCACCAAATTCTGGTAGATAGCCAAAGCGAAGACTGTTACTTACTGCAAATCTTCACTAAAAACCTATTTGGCCCAATCTTTATCGAAATGATCCAACGTGTTGACGATGGCGGTTTTGGTGAAGGTAACTTCCAAGCATTGTTCGAATCAATCGAGCGTGACCAAGAGCGCCGTGGTGTTATCTAA
- the fahA gene encoding fumarylacetoacetase, with the protein MSFINETHDINLKSWVSSANVAGNDFPIQNLPFASFRLKGSSEEFRGGVAIGDQVLDLAVVADAGIFSGIAQEAVEAANAPALNEFMGMGKAYWSALRLALSKALREGSEQQSALESALVAQDDVEYALPCHIGDYTDFYTSIYHATAVGSLFRPDNPLLPNYKWVPIGYHGRASSIGVSGQSFPRPKGQTKAPDADVPSFGPAKRMDYELELGIYLGKGNELGDAISIQDAEDHVFGFCLFNDWSARDLQAWEYQPLGPFLAKNFASTVSPWIVTTEALAPYRTQWHRDENDPQPLDYLESSHNREAGAFDIQMDVLLESEKMRADGAAPSKLSESSFKHSYWTVAQMVTHHTVNGCNFIPGDMLGSGTQSGPEHEEAGSMLELSRGGKESIKLNNGEERKFLEDGDKVIMRGWCEADGFNRIGFGRVEGTVLPAK; encoded by the coding sequence ATGTCTTTTATCAATGAAACGCACGATATTAATTTAAAAAGCTGGGTAAGCAGCGCAAACGTTGCTGGCAATGACTTCCCAATTCAAAACCTGCCATTTGCTTCTTTCCGTCTTAAAGGATCGTCAGAAGAATTTCGCGGTGGTGTCGCAATCGGTGACCAAGTATTAGATTTAGCCGTAGTTGCAGATGCGGGCATTTTCTCAGGCATTGCTCAAGAAGCTGTAGAAGCAGCTAACGCCCCTGCACTCAACGAATTTATGGGCATGGGTAAGGCATATTGGTCTGCTCTACGTTTAGCGCTTTCAAAAGCACTACGTGAAGGCTCTGAGCAGCAAAGTGCTCTTGAATCTGCACTGGTAGCGCAAGATGACGTTGAATATGCACTTCCATGTCATATTGGCGACTACACCGATTTCTACACATCAATTTACCACGCAACAGCGGTAGGTAGCTTATTCCGCCCTGATAACCCGCTTTTACCTAACTACAAATGGGTGCCAATCGGTTATCACGGCCGCGCATCATCAATTGGCGTATCAGGTCAAAGCTTCCCTCGTCCAAAAGGCCAAACAAAAGCGCCTGATGCAGACGTACCGTCATTTGGTCCTGCAAAACGTATGGACTATGAGCTTGAGCTAGGTATCTACCTTGGTAAAGGCAACGAGTTAGGCGATGCAATTAGCATTCAAGATGCAGAAGATCATGTATTTGGTTTCTGTTTATTTAATGACTGGTCTGCGCGTGACTTACAAGCGTGGGAATATCAGCCGCTAGGACCATTCCTTGCGAAAAACTTCGCATCGACTGTATCACCTTGGATTGTGACTACTGAAGCATTAGCGCCTTACCGTACACAGTGGCACCGTGATGAAAACGATCCACAGCCGCTTGACTACTTAGAGTCTTCACACAACCGTGAAGCAGGCGCATTCGATATTCAGATGGATGTGTTACTTGAATCTGAAAAAATGCGTGCTGACGGCGCTGCACCAAGCAAGCTTTCTGAGTCGAGCTTCAAACACAGTTACTGGACAGTAGCGCAAATGGTGACACACCACACGGTAAATGGCTGTAACTTTATTCCAGGTGACATGCTAGGTTCAGGTACTCAGTCAGGCCCTGAACATGAAGAAGCAGGTTCAATGCTTGAACTATCTCGTGGTGGTAAAGAAAGCATTAAACTTAACAATGGCGAAGAGCGTAAGTTCTTGGAAGATGGCGACAAAGTGATTATGCGTGGTTGGTGTGAAGCCGACGGCTTTAACCGCATTGGCTTTGGCCGCGTTGAAGGCACGGTATTACCTGCCAAGTAA
- a CDS encoding TonB-dependent receptor, producing MKYLQKSKLAKLIQGSLFSSLVLSGAAVAQGEEAGAESAQLEVIQVTARKRVENAQEVPVAVSALQGDNLDAYSSAGMDIRFMNAKIPSLSVESSFGRTFPRFYVRGLGNTDFDLNASQPVSLVVDDVVQESPILKGFPVFDVERVEVLRGPQGTLFGRNTPAGLVKFDSVKPSQEFEGYGALSYSTFNSVDFEGAVGGGLTDNLSARVSVLKQTRDDYIDNRAPNNFINDVTGGYDEQAARIQFLYEAGDFTALLNYHTRDLDGKPIVFHANAIEKGTNKPVAGFDPEVIYQDSVQFATQQVESQGSSLKLEYDFEDHTLTSITGWESAEIYSRADVDGGYGCGNDFVFGCPTPEMGPGFIFLASESADAIPSHDQISQEIRLASNFAGDFNYQVGAYYYNEEQTIETFGFDGLGGDFNWGYVFQEQDTTAWAVFASADYHVSDKLKVSGGLRYSDDKRDFRAVRLVTPGDFNNIDLEKSANPEDSHVSWDLSAAYKLTDDVNLFARAANSFRAPSVQGRILFGDEVTVADSETINSIEFGVKSDVLDGRGRVNATTYYFQMDDQQVTAVGGSANFNRLLNADKTVGYGLELDSEWILTDELFATFNISYNKTELQDNSLFLQGCFNCTITDPFVEGKGYSLDGNSLPHSPEWISNFTLRYSKEIGDGEFFAYTDWSYRSAIDFFLYESVEFEGEALLEGGIRSGYLWEAGDNEYEVSAFVRNITDEQVFIGGVDFSNNAAMVNQPRIMGVEFKVSFF from the coding sequence ATGAAATATCTACAAAAGTCAAAGCTAGCTAAATTAATTCAAGGCTCGTTATTCTCATCATTAGTTTTATCAGGTGCTGCGGTTGCACAGGGTGAAGAAGCAGGCGCTGAATCTGCACAATTAGAAGTGATTCAAGTAACTGCTCGTAAACGTGTTGAGAACGCGCAAGAAGTGCCTGTTGCGGTTTCTGCGCTACAAGGCGATAACCTAGACGCATACAGTTCTGCTGGTATGGATATCCGTTTTATGAACGCGAAAATCCCAAGCTTATCAGTTGAATCTTCTTTTGGTCGTACTTTCCCACGTTTTTACGTGCGCGGTTTAGGTAACACCGATTTCGATCTGAATGCATCACAGCCAGTATCGTTAGTGGTAGACGACGTTGTACAAGAAAGCCCAATTTTAAAAGGTTTTCCGGTATTTGATGTTGAGCGTGTAGAAGTACTTCGTGGTCCTCAAGGTACATTGTTCGGCCGTAACACGCCTGCAGGTCTTGTAAAGTTTGACTCAGTTAAGCCGTCGCAAGAATTTGAAGGTTACGGTGCATTATCTTACAGCACATTTAATTCAGTCGATTTTGAAGGTGCTGTAGGCGGTGGTTTAACCGATAACCTTTCAGCTCGTGTTTCAGTACTTAAGCAAACGCGCGACGATTATATTGATAACCGTGCGCCAAATAACTTCATCAATGATGTAACCGGTGGTTACGATGAGCAAGCGGCACGTATTCAATTTTTATATGAGGCAGGTGATTTCACTGCGTTACTAAATTACCACACGCGTGATTTAGATGGTAAGCCAATTGTTTTCCATGCAAATGCAATTGAAAAAGGCACAAACAAGCCTGTTGCAGGTTTTGATCCTGAAGTGATTTACCAAGACTCAGTTCAATTTGCTACACAGCAAGTTGAGTCACAAGGTTCAAGCCTTAAATTAGAGTATGATTTTGAAGATCATACGCTTACGTCAATCACTGGTTGGGAAAGCGCTGAGATTTACTCACGTGCAGACGTTGATGGTGGTTATGGTTGTGGTAACGACTTTGTATTTGGTTGTCCAACACCTGAAATGGGTCCTGGCTTCATTTTCCTTGCATCAGAAAGTGCTGACGCAATTCCATCACACGACCAAATCTCACAAGAAATTCGTTTAGCAAGTAACTTTGCTGGTGATTTTAATTACCAAGTGGGTGCGTACTACTACAACGAAGAACAAACAATTGAAACCTTTGGTTTTGATGGTTTAGGTGGCGACTTCAACTGGGGTTATGTATTCCAAGAGCAAGATACAACGGCTTGGGCTGTATTTGCTTCAGCAGATTACCACGTTTCAGATAAGTTAAAAGTGAGCGGTGGTCTTCGTTATTCAGATGACAAGCGTGATTTTAGAGCGGTACGTCTTGTAACTCCGGGCGATTTCAACAATATCGACCTAGAAAAATCTGCTAACCCAGAAGATTCACACGTATCATGGGACTTAAGTGCAGCTTATAAGCTTACTGATGATGTAAACCTATTCGCACGTGCAGCAAATAGCTTCCGTGCACCAAGTGTTCAAGGTCGTATCTTATTTGGTGACGAAGTAACTGTAGCTGATTCTGAAACTATCAACTCAATTGAGTTTGGTGTTAAGTCAGATGTATTAGATGGCCGTGGCCGTGTAAACGCGACAACGTATTACTTCCAGATGGATGACCAGCAAGTAACTGCAGTAGGTGGTTCTGCAAACTTTAACCGTTTACTTAACGCTGATAAAACAGTTGGTTACGGTCTAGAGTTAGATTCAGAGTGGATTTTAACTGATGAGCTATTCGCGACATTCAATATCAGCTACAACAAAACTGAATTACAAGACAACTCACTGTTCTTGCAAGGCTGCTTTAACTGTACAATTACAGACCCATTTGTTGAAGGTAAAGGCTATAGCTTAGACGGCAACAGCTTACCGCATTCACCAGAGTGGATCTCTAACTTCACACTACGCTACAGTAAAGAAATTGGCGATGGTGAGTTCTTCGCATACACTGATTGGTCTTACCGCAGTGCAATTGACTTCTTCCTATATGAGTCAGTTGAATTTGAAGGCGAAGCATTACTTGAAGGCGGTATTCGCTCAGGTTACCTGTGGGAAGCTGGCGACAATGAATACGAAGTATCTGCATTTGTTAGAAATATTACTGATGAGCAAGTATTCATTGGTGGTGTAGATTTCTCAAACAATGCTGCTATGGTAAACCAACCTCGTATTATGGGTGTTGAGTTTAAGGTGTCATTTTTCTAA
- a CDS encoding multidrug effflux MFS transporter: MLKLALVLLVIFCPMAIDLYLPAMPQMADKLDTSITNIQSSITVYMLCVGFGQLLLGPLSDRFGRQKIAIFGVFAYFIGSVLAAFSDTVTLLIIARIIQGIGAAATFVSTFALVRDNYNANKSAQVISYLNGIVCFIPALAPILGAWLTLQFGWQTNFYFLAGFAAIGFIVLLVAIPKRPAIATQQQTEEKQSYWQIISHPTFLFNATICMLAMGAILAFVAQAPNYLINQQGLTEQEFTLWFSINATVSIIASFTAPQLIKRSTSLALLCGLLLMVSAACLVLLFQFTLANVSSFMAAIFVGSIGFSFTMGAAAGNALGPFKKQAGKASALLGMMQMSGAGLIVSLTQYLPLAIPFIIALHLLSVLPFLLTLKRYQSAAKPTYN, translated from the coding sequence ATGCTAAAACTCGCCCTCGTTCTGCTTGTCATCTTTTGTCCAATGGCAATCGACCTTTACCTACCAGCCATGCCTCAGATGGCTGACAAACTCGATACGTCAATTACCAATATTCAATCAAGCATTACCGTTTATATGTTATGTGTGGGCTTTGGACAGCTCTTACTTGGCCCGTTAAGCGACCGTTTTGGCCGCCAAAAAATAGCGATATTTGGCGTTTTTGCTTACTTTATTGGCTCAGTACTTGCGGCGTTTTCCGATACCGTCACCTTGCTAATTATCGCCCGTATCATTCAAGGCATTGGTGCCGCAGCAACATTTGTTAGCACATTTGCGTTAGTACGCGACAATTACAATGCCAACAAAAGTGCCCAAGTAATTTCATACTTAAATGGTATAGTGTGCTTTATTCCTGCACTCGCCCCTATTTTAGGCGCTTGGCTAACCTTGCAATTTGGCTGGCAAACTAACTTTTACTTTTTAGCCGGATTTGCCGCAATCGGATTTATCGTGTTGTTGGTTGCGATTCCTAAACGCCCTGCTATTGCAACTCAGCAACAAACTGAAGAAAAACAGTCTTATTGGCAGATAATTTCACACCCAACGTTTTTGTTTAATGCCACCATTTGCATGCTGGCAATGGGCGCTATTTTGGCATTTGTCGCACAGGCGCCTAACTACTTAATTAATCAACAAGGACTAACAGAGCAAGAGTTTACGCTCTGGTTTAGCATCAATGCCACAGTCAGTATTATCGCCAGTTTCACGGCACCGCAACTGATCAAGCGCTCTACATCACTCGCCTTGTTATGTGGTTTATTGTTGATGGTTAGCGCTGCGTGTTTAGTTTTACTATTTCAATTTACGCTTGCCAATGTAAGTAGCTTTATGGCTGCTATTTTTGTCGGCTCAATTGGCTTTTCGTTCACTATGGGCGCAGCTGCAGGTAACGCGCTAGGGCCTTTCAAAAAGCAAGCAGGCAAAGCCTCAGCCTTGCTTGGCATGATGCAAATGAGCGGCGCTGGATTAATCGTTAGCTTAACCCAATACCTACCGCTTGCGATTCCATTTATTATTGCGCTGCACTTACTCAGTGTGCTGCCTTTTTTATTAACGCTAAAACGCTATCAAAGCGCGGCAAAACCAACGTACAACTAG
- a CDS encoding HAD family hydrolase: protein MSLSAVYFDLDGTLVDSEHLHAVSWNKVLAMFDLHFSETEFCQQFAGKPTLEAAKVLVEEHQLGLSASALAKKKHIVFAEISKLHLPALLPGAKALLAWCREQGLKVALVTGSAKEEAHSILTGHDLAKYFDVIFTRDDVEQPKPHPEPYLRAIAHFSLTASSGLAVEDTVTGSSSAKSAELYTVVVPNKYSLSADFSHADSRCSSLLDVQALIASKL from the coding sequence ATGTCGTTAAGTGCAGTTTATTTTGACTTAGATGGTACATTGGTTGATTCCGAGCATTTGCATGCCGTTAGTTGGAACAAGGTACTTGCGATGTTTGATTTACATTTTAGTGAGACTGAGTTTTGCCAGCAGTTTGCTGGTAAACCAACGCTTGAAGCGGCAAAAGTGCTTGTTGAAGAGCACCAGCTGGGTTTATCCGCATCGGCATTAGCAAAGAAGAAACACATTGTATTCGCTGAGATATCTAAATTGCATTTACCCGCATTATTACCGGGTGCAAAAGCGTTGCTAGCGTGGTGCCGTGAGCAGGGACTAAAGGTTGCGTTAGTGACCGGGAGTGCAAAAGAAGAAGCGCATTCTATTTTGACAGGACATGATCTTGCAAAGTACTTTGATGTGATTTTCACACGTGATGATGTTGAACAGCCAAAACCGCATCCAGAGCCTTATTTAAGGGCAATCGCGCACTTTTCATTAACAGCAAGTTCAGGGCTTGCGGTTGAAGATACCGTAACCGGCTCTAGCAGTGCCAAATCGGCTGAACTATACACTGTTGTGGTGCCTAATAAATACAGCCTAAGCGCTGACTTTTCACACGCTGATAGTCGCTGTTCATCGTTACTTGATGTTCAGGCACTTATTGCCAGCAAACTTTAA
- a CDS encoding DNA ligase: MALKITLFLIFSLVTSAAYCVEVQLAKSYQKQPINDYLVSEKLDGVRAIWKNNQLVTRNGNVIHAPTWFTEHWPSEWLDGELWSSHGGFEFIASTVLDIKANHQAWRKIRFYVFDMPNHSQAFHQRYLNYKTLIEATPSDYLAAIEQRQFTTYQELDTYYQARINQGAEGIMLHAKRAQFSDGRSDNLLKLKPHQDAEAKVVGYSPGKGKYHGLVGALIVELPSGQQIKLGSGLSDVMRNTPPEIGSMVTYRYNGLTKYGKPRFARFLRVRHSE, from the coding sequence ATGGCTCTTAAAATTACTCTATTCTTAATCTTCTCACTTGTTACATCTGCTGCTTACTGTGTCGAAGTGCAGCTTGCCAAATCTTATCAAAAACAGCCCATTAATGATTACCTAGTGAGCGAAAAGCTTGATGGCGTTCGTGCCATATGGAAAAATAACCAGCTTGTGACGCGAAATGGTAACGTTATTCATGCGCCCACTTGGTTTACTGAACATTGGCCGAGCGAGTGGCTTGATGGTGAATTGTGGAGTAGCCATGGTGGTTTTGAGTTTATTGCCAGCACGGTACTCGATATCAAGGCAAATCATCAAGCGTGGCGTAAAATCAGGTTTTATGTATTTGATATGCCGAATCACAGCCAAGCATTTCACCAGCGCTACTTGAATTACAAAACATTGATAGAAGCCACGCCTTCTGATTATTTGGCGGCAATTGAACAGCGTCAATTTACTACTTATCAGGAGTTGGATACCTACTATCAAGCCCGAATAAATCAAGGCGCCGAAGGCATTATGCTGCATGCAAAACGTGCTCAGTTTAGCGATGGCCGCAGTGATAACTTACTTAAGCTCAAGCCGCATCAGGATGCTGAAGCGAAGGTAGTGGGTTACAGTCCGGGTAAAGGAAAATACCATGGGTTAGTTGGCGCATTGATTGTTGAGCTGCCAAGTGGTCAACAAATCAAACTGGGCAGTGGCTTGTCAGATGTTATGAGAAACACACCGCCCGAGATAGGGTCAATGGTGACATATCGTTACAATGGCTTGACGAAATACGGCAAGCCTCGTTTTGCACGGTTTCTGCGTGTCAGGCACTCTGAGTGA
- a CDS encoding peptidylprolyl isomerase has translation MTLLRNTLLALTSAAILSACWFQDPAVKQVEQFISEQKVDKQDEKWRTKLTLPPKLEFAPDTTYYWVLKTSLGEMKFELFHKTAPMHASSTIYLTKLGFYDSLTFHRVITDFMAQGGDPLGNGQGFPGYRYSGEFEPLVSHDQKGLLSMANAGPNTDGSQFFITFRATPHLDGKHTVFGKLVSDEAVLDLFNENATRFGKPKQQLIIQSAHIITE, from the coding sequence ATGACTTTATTACGTAATACCCTACTCGCGCTCACATCAGCCGCTATTTTATCTGCATGTTGGTTTCAAGATCCTGCTGTAAAGCAAGTTGAGCAATTTATTAGCGAACAAAAAGTCGATAAGCAAGACGAGAAATGGCGCACTAAACTAACGCTGCCGCCAAAACTTGAATTTGCACCAGACACAACCTACTACTGGGTACTTAAAACAAGTTTAGGCGAAATGAAATTTGAACTGTTTCATAAAACAGCGCCTATGCATGCCTCAAGTACGATTTATTTAACCAAGCTTGGCTTTTACGATTCACTGACGTTTCACCGTGTTATTACCGATTTTATGGCGCAAGGTGGCGACCCACTTGGCAATGGACAAGGTTTCCCAGGGTATCGTTACAGCGGTGAATTTGAACCTTTAGTATCGCATGATCAAAAAGGTCTATTGAGTATGGCCAATGCCGGTCCAAATACCGACGGTAGCCAGTTTTTTATTACCTTTCGCGCAACCCCGCACCTAGATGGCAAACATACCGTATTTGGCAAGCTAGTTAGCGATGAAGCAGTGTTAGATCTGTTTAACGAAAACGCGACACGCTTTGGTAAGCCAAAACAACAACTGATTATCCAATCAGCGCATATAATTACTGAATAA
- a CDS encoding LysE family translocator, producing MINFESLLSFITLSFLLAVSPGPSNAFLMAQTFAKGKDAGMQTAFGFATAGVIHTILAVAGLSVILKTSQLAYQTVLIIGALYLVYLGVTSIIDSLRKPEVIHCELSNKKEKNIFVQAMLTEIFNPKVALFFLAFIPQFADSSLSTPVWLQLLIFGLLYPILAFPIDVLYVKSGNKIAGYFKHHPSAQQWIDRIAGSIFVVLGLRLVFEVF from the coding sequence ATGATTAACTTTGAATCGCTGCTGTCATTTATCACCTTAAGCTTTTTACTAGCGGTGTCTCCGGGGCCGTCAAATGCATTTTTAATGGCGCAAACATTTGCTAAGGGCAAAGACGCGGGCATGCAAACAGCATTTGGCTTCGCCACTGCGGGTGTAATACACACAATATTAGCCGTTGCTGGCCTCAGTGTTATTTTAAAAACATCTCAGTTAGCGTATCAAACAGTGCTGATAATAGGTGCGCTTTACCTTGTTTATTTAGGTGTCACCAGCATTATTGATAGCTTACGAAAACCAGAAGTTATTCATTGTGAGCTATCAAATAAAAAAGAAAAAAACATCTTCGTACAAGCTATGCTTACCGAGATTTTTAACCCAAAAGTTGCGCTCTTCTTTTTAGCCTTTATTCCGCAATTCGCCGACAGTTCGCTAAGCACACCGGTATGGTTACAGTTGCTTATTTTTGGCTTGCTGTATCCAATTTTGGCTTTCCCTATTGATGTGTTGTACGTAAAAAGCGGGAACAAGATTGCAGGTTACTTTAAACATCACCCAAGCGCGCAGCAATGGATTGATCGTATTGCCGGTAGTATTTTTGTTGTATTGGGGTTACGCTTGGTGTTCGAAGTATTTTAA
- a CDS encoding methylglyoxal synthase, protein MEQITTAIPAKKSIALVAHDGKKSALTLWCQKHQDVLSQHNLYGTGTTGHIIEKTTGLAVEKLLSGPMGGDQQLGAKIAEHEVNLLIFFWDPLASQPHDPDVKALLRLAAVWNIPVACNEATADMLIASELMSQQIHRTIPDYHNYLADRLD, encoded by the coding sequence ATGGAACAAATTACCACTGCGATCCCTGCCAAAAAAAGCATTGCGCTTGTTGCCCACGATGGTAAAAAATCAGCGCTAACTCTGTGGTGTCAAAAACACCAAGATGTACTCAGTCAGCACAATTTATACGGTACCGGTACAACTGGCCACATAATTGAAAAAACCACTGGGCTGGCGGTTGAAAAGCTTTTAAGCGGTCCTATGGGCGGCGACCAACAACTTGGTGCTAAAATCGCCGAGCATGAAGTCAACCTACTGATTTTCTTTTGGGATCCTCTTGCTTCTCAGCCTCACGACCCTGACGTGAAAGCATTATTGCGACTAGCTGCGGTGTGGAATATTCCCGTTGCCTGTAATGAAGCAACAGCTGATATGCTAATTGCCAGCGAGCTGATGTCGCAACAAATACATCGCACAATTCCTGACTACCATAATTATTTGGCCGATCGCCTCGATTAA